The Ananas comosus cultivar F153 linkage group 20, ASM154086v1, whole genome shotgun sequence region ATCATAACATAAAATGGAACCTTTTGGCATCGTATACTTTATCACTTTTAGATGCTTTAGATTCTCTTTTGGATAATTACATATCCACGtactattattataataatctcATCGTTTATAATCTGCATGGGATAATACATCTCCATCACAATACCAACATTCAAAGGTTTCATTAGGGCTTACCTCTCCAGTGAGCTTGGTCGACGCTGCTGCAATCATGAACTCCGGTCGCCGCCTCTTCGTATTTGTGTATTTGATGCTTTCCTTGCGCGGCGCGGCTGCGGTCCCCGACCTCGCCTCCGACACCGCCGCCCTCCTCACCTTTCGTGCTGCGGTGGTGCCGCGCAGGCTCCGCTGGGCCCCGACCGCATCGCCGTGCTCGTGGCGGGGGATCGTCTGTGGCGGAGGCGGCGAGCGCGTCACGGAGCTGCATCTCCCCGGCGCAGGGCTCCGGGGCCGCGTCCCGGAGGCCACTCTCGGAAACCTCACAGCGCTCCGgacgctctcgctccgcctcaaCGCCATCACCGCTCCGCTCCCCGGAGACGTTGCCGCACTGAGCGCCGAGCTCCGCACCCTCTCGCTCCGCAGCAACCGCATCTCCGGCGAGTTCCCGCCGCCGATCCTCGccctccaccacctccaccgCCTCGACCTCTCCGGGAACCTCCTCTCCGGCCCGATTCCCCCCGGTCTCGATCTCCCCTCCCTCGTCTCCTTCAACGTCTCCTGCAACCCCCTTGCCGGACCGATCCCCCCGGCACTCCGTCACATGCCGCCGAGCGCATTCCTCGGCACCGATCTCTGCGGCGCCCCACTTCCCCCGTGCCGTAGTGACATCACTTCGGCTCCTTCTCCGGCGCCGGCCCCGGCGATCGCCGGCGGCGAGATATCCCGGGGCGAGATCGCAGCCATCGCGGTCGGATCCGCCGTCGCGCTCCTCTGCCTCGTCGCGCtcctcttcgtcctcctccgcctctgccgccgccgcgcgGGGATCAAATCGAAGCCGAGCCCGGCggggagcggcggaggaggcagGGAAGGGAAGAAGCTGGTGTTCGTGGGGAGAGGGACAGGGGTTAGGGCTCGGTACGATCTAAAGGACCTGATGAGGGCGTCGGCGGAGGTGCTGGGGAAGGGGACGTTCGGGACGACGTACAAGGCGGCAATGGAGACGGAtgaatcatcatcatcatcgccggcggaggtggtggtggcggtgaAGCGGCTGAGGGAAGTGCACCTCCCGGAAAAAGAGTTCCGGCAGCAGGTCGCGGCGATCGGGGCGATGGAGCACCCGAATTTGATGCCGCTTCTGGCTTATTACTATAGCAAGGAGGAGAAGCTTCTCGTTTATGAGTTCATGGCCATGGGGAGCCTCTCCTCCATTTTGCACGGTATGATATTGGTTATTGTTGGAAAACTGCTTCTCTACATAGAGAACAGCAGTTATATAAGAAATTAtaaacactaataataataactgagcttaataCTATTCATATTATTGAAAACCTGCAATATTTTAAACAGGAAACAAAAGATCCGGCCGAACGCACCTCGACCTCGAGGCCCGAatagccctcgccctcgccgccgcacGCGGCGTCGAATACATCCACTCCGCCGGCCCGAACTCCTCGCACGGCAACATCAAGTCCTCCAACATCCTCCTCTCCGCCTCGTACTCCGACACCCGCATCGCCGACCACGGTCTCGCACGCCTCAtcggccccgccgccgcccccacATCCACTCCGACGCGCAACAACGCGGCGCACCGGGCACCGGAGGTCACCGACATCCGCGGGGTCTCGCAAAAAGCCGACGTGTACAGCTTCGGCGTTCTACTGCTGGAGCTCCTCACCGGAAAATAGGCGGACAGCGGCGTGGAGCTGCCGCGGTGGGCGCGGGCGGTGCTGCAGGAGGAGTGGACGCAGGAGGTGTTCGACGCGGCGCTGACGAATGCGCGAAGCAGcccggcggcggccgaggaggcGATGCTGCGCCTGCTGAAGCTCGCGCTCGACTGCACGACGCAGCTTCCCGATGAACGGCCGGCGATGGCCGGTGTGGTCACGCGTATCGACAAGATTCGCGCCGCCTTCGGAGAGAGAGGTGGGCGTAAAAGCGAGATTATTGTCGACTGATTTGGCTTCTTTTCCTTGTACTCAACATTTTACCATTCTACACAGTAATTAGATTTAGTTTTAGTGACTAATTAATTCTTTAATGGGCAAACTAAACTTTCTTTTAGATCGTTAGTATCATTTAAGTAAATTTCATTACACTCTACCACACTATATTTTAGTTCttttatttgctatattatactttttttaaaaatattattgtattattatattttatcaatttttatactGTATATTTGcgatttattttcatttatatattttgtactatattttttctcataaatatcactaaattattttgtattcaaTCTTTACATTGatattaacaaatttattattttaggcAAAATCTACCAACTTAACTATGAAACACTGTGATAGACTTATTGAAAATttctactaaattatttttaattatttttttattatttttatgttaaaattagctgaatatatatttgtaactttTAACCAGTATTTTTTAATCGTTTTTATATAAACTTATACGTTTATTAGTATTGGGACAGGTGATGCTTTTGAGGAAAAAATAGTACATtatagaaagtaaaaaaaattctataaagtATAGTATGCTACAGaataattaagatttttttttttttttgagtctaCAACAGGCCTTGTGAcctatgtaaaaatattttttgttttttttctagtGCCCTACATGTTGagaaatattaatagaaaaaaataaaattattaaattttattattttgtcacTCGATTCCTACTTTAGCCTACAAATTATTTcaccatttatttttatgagatgTNTTTTTTAGTCTACAACAGGCCGTGTGAcctatgtaaaaatattttttgttttttttctagtGCCCTACATGTTGagaaatattaatagaaaaaaataaaattattaaattttattattttgtcacTCGATTCCTACTTTAGCCTACAAATTATTTcaccatttatttttatgagatgTTTCGCGTGACATATATATCAGAAAaattaatacaaataatttataaacATTTCCAGAAcgaaaataaaagtattattttatttacaaatttgtCTAAGTATTTTACCACAAAACTTTTAgtgttctttattattattattattattatttcttttacaaGTTTATGCACGTAGCCAAATTCGTGTCACGTACAAATCATGTTCTAACAACGTTCAACACACGTCACGTCACGCACTAAGCATGTAACGGTGATATATCACGGTTTCCACACTAGTATGCGGCCCCACATAGGTAAAAGTTATGCATGGACCGTGGTCTATAAACCAGAGTCTTTATTAAGACTTTTAAATCGGCCAAATTACACTGATGGTCCTCAAATTACCATACAGATGATACTTTAATTctcaaaatctaatttattataattttcggcccaaaattttaaattattaagtcCTATTTAGTTGATTAAGTACTAATGTGTTAATATAATAgtgttataaaattttaattaataggtgttatattatcaattataatattatcaTGTCAATGagcatcaatatttagttaatgAATTATAACATAGGTCttagttgtaataatttaaattacttgagaaaatatttttataaagtaaacTTTGGGGATCAAAATATCATCCACCTTataatttgagaaccaaaagtgtaatttagctttttctAAATTGTaatctaaataattatatatgtaatttataattttaaagtaaCTTAATTGTTAGAAATTATCtagatttttttgtttgtgtaCAATAAATAATGAACGTTGATTGCAGTTGAATTATTATAATACATGATGACCCCCTGTAGTCaaaataatattgaattttaggttaaaaaaatataatatagctATATATAGTGGTCAtaacttttaataatatattagttaaataCGATCAAATTAttgcaaaaattaattaatgttaCATTTATTGTCCATTttacaaatcaaaaaattatcaatttttatttttttttaagtactgTAGATCACATGGTTCACAAATAATAGAGTATAAGAAACTCCGGTCTATAGACTCGGGTCCACTGAAAATTCCCCTGACACTGTGGGGCCCACATGTCAGTGTCACAAACCTTGTGATACATAAACCCGTTACACCGAAGAACACTCGCTTCTCCTCCATTCGAAAAACACTTCCCCTGATCCGAAAAGCCGCGTCTCCAAAAGCGCTTTTCACGTCGCCTCATCTCCAAAAGCGCTTTTTCTACGTCGCCTcatctcccccccccccccccccccccctctctctctctctctctctctactaaaCACACACCactaagaagaagaggaagtggcCTTGGTACGTGTTATTGGTTTTGAGTGGGAACAGgggagaaaaggaagagaaagggaGCTCCTTTACGCAATGCTTCGTGGGTTTCGCTTTTGAGCTTTTGGAGTAAAGGGCGCGCGTTTTGGGGGCGGCCCCAAAAAACCCACATGCAATTCCGCGGCgatttcctcttcttcctcggATTGGTTTTCGGGTTCTCCGCGCTTCTTTGGGGACCTCATGAGTGGGGATTTGGGTTTGCCCACAACCTGTTTGTGGGATTGCCTCTGTTGGTTTTGGGCTCTAGAGTGCGGGGTCTTAGTCGCCGCTGTGACGAATTCGAAGGGATTTTAGGGAACTTTAGGAATTCATCGAGGAATCGGAGAAGTGGGCTTTGTTTGGATGGTGGTGTTTGTGCTCTGTGTGGCTTAAAAATCTCATCTTGGAAGGGTTTTAATGGAGGGAATTGCATTACTTGTATCAGAATGAGAGATTTACTTAGGGATtttgaagaaaaggaaggagatgaGGATGAAGGAGGAGAAAGGGGGGACTTTGATGAAgataagaaagaagaagacaTGGTGTTCAAGCTAAGAAAGGTGATCGAGAGAGAGCGAAAGCTTCGAGAAGAGGCGTTGGAGGAGTTGGAGAAAGAGCGGAAAGCGGCTTCTTCCGCGGCCGACGAAGCGATGGCGAAGATACTGAGGCTTCAGGATGAGAAGGCGCTGATCGAAAGAGAGGCTCGGCAGTATAGAGAGATCGCCGAGCAGAAGCAAATGTATGATCAGCAAGTTATTGAGTCGCTGCGGGGGGTTGTGTCGTGGCTCGAAGCCACAATGGATGAGGTATTGAGTTACGAAAGTCCACAGATAATCCTATCATCTCGCAAGCGAAAATGCGTCGAAAACTAATGGAATTGGTGCATGATTTTGGGTTTACTGATCCTTCCACTTCGCGACTTCATATTGAGAGTCAATTGAAGGGTCTGCCACAATGCGGTGCTCGATTCGCGTTATAGATACTGTAAGTATGCGGAACTTCGGTATATACATTAGCTACTGTGAATAATCAGTTTTAGTGAAAGTAATTGCTCAATGTGATCATCAGGATAGTACATATCATCATGTATCACTTGTTTCTCTTTGACAGTGACTTGATAATGCTTCAGTACCTATTGAAGTTCATTTTCTAGCTCTTATAGTCTCTATGATGTTCTTCAGTTGTGTTATTCCTTGCGATGTTAACAGTAACTCTTCTGAAATTGTTGAGGTCATGTTTCTATCTAATAGAATGAGGaagtacaaaaatatatttagttgTTAGTTGTCGACCGATAAATGTTCCAAGATTGCAACAGATACATTATAGTAGTTTCTCGAAAATAGAGTTTAAGAGGTTCAAGAATCAAAATGAAACTTCAATAAAAAGTTGGGGAactaatagtgcaatttaccctactCGGGTTACTTCGACTCCTGTATTTTGTTCTCCAATTTGATGAGAATCAATTGAGAAATTAGGAGATACTTTTGCTTGATCAACATATTGTCTgatcaaaaataagaaattgatCAATTGATTAAGGGGACAATTAGAACAAAATGAAGTAATGGAAATGCGACAGTAAAAGCAGATAAAATCGACAACTTGCAATTTAAAGATCATAGATCATAGTACAAAAGTGAGCTTATTACCGTCATTCTGGTTTTActgcaacaaaagaaaaactcaAATGCAAGATGAATCATAGCTAAGAGATCTCAACATCCGAGACGGAACAGAAGATCCTGCAAGAACAGCTTATTTTGATCTTTGAGGTTTAGGGTTTCCAGAGGATGGTAGTCTCCGCGATCATCGAGGTGACGACATAGGGATCCATGTTCGAAGCCGGCCTCCGATCTTCGAAATAACCTAAAAAACAAGAAGTATTTCACATAAATAAACACCTCGGAAGCAAAGCTATCTGATATCAACATTTAAACAAATTTGACTTATGAAAGCAGTAGGATTGAACCTTTTCCGTTCTTCTCAGTCTCGCGGCCCACTCGGATCGATGCCCCGCGGTTCGCAACTCCCTGCGATGAAAAGGAATGGTTAGTGGTTTCTTTCAATGAATTTGTCGTTTAGTCggataagtttaaaatttagggATTTTGTATACCCATAAGAAGGTGTTAATATCGGCAGTTTCGTGTTTTCCGGTGAGGCGGCGCTCATTCCCTTCACCGTAAGCCGCGATGTGCTCCTTGTGCCTCATCCCGAGCTTCTCGATGGCCTTCTTTATGACCTCATATCCTCCGTCGCTTCTCATCGACTTAGTGCTGAGTACATTGCATGAAATCAAAATATAGAGGAAcaacatgtttttttttccttcctttttgtTGCATCTAAGCCGCAGAGGAaaataaatgagaaaaattaaGGTTTTGTTTAAACTAAGTTACCTGTAATTAGTGTGAGCTCCTGCACCATTCCAATCACCCTAGTAAACATTaagaaacacaaaaaaaaggaaagaaatttAAGTAACATTACATCTAAGGAAACCAATGGTAGTTGTAGATGATAACCGATGTAGCGagtaggaaacaaaaaaaagaaaaaaaaaaaaaaaaaaaacctggaTAGGCTTTGGGTCGAAGGAGAGAACAACTCCCGCGATCTCGGTGATCCTCTAATCAAAGTaggaaaataagtaaaatttagCAAATCATATGTTATTTAGTTATAACTTATCGCGACTACATAAAGAAGCATTTATAGTACCTCAAGAACATAACGAGCCACCCATAATTGA contains the following coding sequences:
- the LOC109725355 gene encoding protein FLOURY 1-like gives rise to the protein MQFRGDFLFFLGLVFGFSALLWGPHEWGFGFAHNLFVGLPLLVLGSRVRGLSRRCDEFEGILGNFRNSSRNRRSGLCLDGGVCALCGLKISSWKGFNGGNCITCIRMRDLLRDFEEKEGDEDEGGERGDFDEDKKEEDMVFKLRKVIERERKLREEALEELEKERKAASSAADEAMAKILRLQDEKALIEREARQYREIAEQKQMYDQQVIESLRGVVSWLEATMDEVLSYESPQIILSSRKRKCVEN